One genomic region from Marinobacter szutsaonensis encodes:
- a CDS encoding NAD(P)H-hydrate dehydratase, with product MPPISAHSLPDDLYSADAVRQMDRYVIDELGVDGFELMQTAAHAAFRRLVRRWPDCGPVLVLCGAGNNGGDGYLVAANAKRHGLTVSCIAVAPTEKLAGDARKAWQKAVADGVEVRELSGIDEVALDASFEHAGLIVDALLGTGVSGAPREPFAGVIARCNASGVPVLAVDVPSGLDATTGVADGDVVRATMTVTFIGLKSGLFTGQGPAVCGEVMFDSLGTENDIGASGQTPVGRLRHWESVGRWLPERAANAHKGRFGHVLIIAGDRGFGGAGLMAAEAAARSGAGLVSLATRPEHISAALARCPSVMVHGLIHGSELPPLLEAASVVVCGPGIGKSAWGQQMLQQVLASDKPRVLDADALNLMAARVAVPSESQVLTPHPGEAARLLGCSVAEVEVDRMAAARKLQSIYGGVVLLKGAGTVIASGSQTVDIISGSNPGMATGGMGDVLAGILGAMCGQLDGLARATILGACAHLAAADRASEARGYIGLIPTDVIDSLPSVFRQIEFNDVQKREDG from the coding sequence ATGCCGCCCATATCTGCGCACAGTCTACCAGACGACCTGTATTCCGCCGATGCTGTGCGGCAGATGGACCGCTACGTGATTGACGAACTGGGGGTGGACGGTTTCGAACTGATGCAGACGGCAGCCCATGCGGCTTTCCGGAGGCTGGTCCGGCGCTGGCCCGATTGCGGGCCGGTACTGGTGCTGTGCGGGGCCGGGAATAACGGTGGTGACGGTTACCTGGTGGCTGCAAACGCCAAGCGGCACGGGCTGACAGTGTCCTGCATTGCCGTTGCCCCGACAGAAAAGCTTGCCGGCGATGCCCGCAAGGCCTGGCAAAAAGCCGTCGCAGACGGCGTCGAGGTGCGTGAACTGTCAGGGATTGATGAGGTGGCCCTCGATGCTTCGTTTGAGCATGCCGGCCTGATTGTCGATGCCTTGCTCGGGACCGGTGTCTCCGGAGCGCCCCGGGAGCCGTTTGCCGGTGTCATTGCCCGTTGCAATGCCAGTGGCGTGCCGGTGCTTGCGGTGGATGTGCCTTCGGGGCTGGATGCAACGACCGGTGTTGCCGACGGTGATGTGGTTCGGGCAACGATGACGGTCACCTTTATCGGCCTCAAATCCGGACTGTTCACCGGGCAGGGACCCGCGGTATGTGGCGAGGTCATGTTTGACTCGCTGGGAACCGAAAACGACATCGGTGCCAGTGGGCAGACTCCCGTGGGCCGGTTACGGCACTGGGAAAGCGTGGGTCGCTGGCTCCCCGAGCGTGCGGCCAATGCCCACAAGGGGCGATTCGGCCATGTGCTCATTATTGCCGGAGATCGTGGGTTTGGCGGCGCCGGCCTGATGGCAGCAGAAGCGGCGGCCCGTTCCGGAGCCGGCCTGGTGTCACTGGCAACGCGCCCGGAACATATCTCGGCGGCGCTGGCCCGCTGCCCGTCGGTAATGGTGCATGGCCTTATTCATGGCTCGGAATTGCCACCGCTGCTTGAAGCCGCATCAGTCGTGGTATGCGGGCCGGGGATCGGCAAGAGTGCCTGGGGGCAGCAGATGCTTCAGCAGGTGCTGGCCAGTGACAAGCCACGAGTGCTGGATGCCGACGCCCTGAACCTGATGGCGGCCCGGGTCGCCGTGCCTTCGGAATCTCAGGTACTGACGCCGCATCCGGGAGAAGCTGCCAGGCTACTGGGGTGCAGCGTTGCGGAAGTCGAGGTTGACCGGATGGCGGCGGCGCGCAAACTGCAGTCCATCTATGGTGGTGTGGTTCTGCTCAAGGGCGCGGGAACGGTCATTGCCTCAGGGTCACAGACGGTGGATATTATCAGCGGCAGCAACCCGGGAATGGCCACCGGCGGCATGGGTGATGTGCTCGCGGGAATTCTCGGGGCCATGTGCGGTCAGTTGGATGGCTTGGCCCGGGCGACCATCCTGGGGGCCTGTGCCCATCTGGCAGCGGCTGACCGGGCCTCGGAGGCGCGCGGCTATATAGGGCTGATACCAACCGATGTGATTGATAGCCTGCCGTCGGTATTCCGGCAAATCGAGTTTAACGATGTTCAGAAACGGGAGGATGGATGA
- the hfq gene encoding RNA chaperone Hfq, translated as MSKGHSLQDPYLNALRKERIPVSIFLVNGIKLQGQIESFDQFVILLKNTVSQMVYKHAISTVVPARNVRIPQQAPGGEGESED; from the coding sequence ATGTCAAAAGGGCATTCCTTACAAGACCCTTACCTCAATGCATTGCGCAAGGAGCGCATCCCGGTTTCCATCTTTCTGGTCAACGGTATCAAGCTTCAGGGCCAGATTGAGTCTTTCGACCAGTTCGTGATTTTGCTGAAAAATACTGTCAGCCAGATGGTCTACAAGCACGCAATTTCCACTGTGGTTCCTGCCCGCAATGTCCGCATTCCGCAGCAAGCTCCGGGAGGAGAGGGCGAGTCTGAAGACTGA
- the hflX gene encoding ribosome rescue GTPase HflX has protein sequence MFERPDVGERAVLVHIDFTAYEDSEDLEEFRELVTSAGVEPVAVVTGSRKQPSPRLFVGEGKLEEIRDTITASEADVVLFNHALSPSQERNIERELKCRVLDRTGVILDIFAQRARTHEGKLQVELAQLEHMSTRLVRGWTHLERQKGGIGLRGPGETQLETDRRLLRERIKSIHKRLEKVRRQRNQGRRARHRADIPTVSLVGYTNAGKSTLFNRLTTSTVYAANQLFATLDPTLRRLELPDIGPVVLADTVGFIRHLPHKLVEAFRATLEETTEASLLLHIIDCYDGRRDDNIEQVESVLAEIGADEIPVLQVFNKIDLLDGFAPRIDRNEEGVPVRVWVSAVSGEGLDILFDAIVERLAEDVVHHFVLLGPADGKLRALLHEAGSVLSEEHRETGDSVVEVRLQNRDWLQLLSRAGVKEHEIRLEDSHA, from the coding sequence TTGTTTGAGCGTCCTGATGTCGGCGAACGGGCGGTGCTGGTTCACATTGATTTTACCGCCTACGAGGATTCCGAAGACCTGGAAGAGTTCCGGGAGCTGGTGACCTCTGCCGGTGTGGAGCCCGTGGCTGTGGTCACCGGCTCGCGCAAGCAGCCGAGCCCGCGTCTGTTTGTGGGTGAAGGTAAGCTGGAAGAGATCCGTGATACCATCACCGCCTCCGAGGCGGACGTGGTGCTGTTCAATCATGCCCTGAGTCCCAGTCAGGAGCGGAATATCGAGCGTGAACTCAAGTGCCGTGTGCTGGATCGCACCGGCGTCATCCTCGATATTTTTGCCCAGAGGGCCAGGACCCACGAGGGCAAGCTGCAGGTGGAGCTGGCCCAGCTCGAGCACATGTCTACCCGGCTGGTTCGCGGCTGGACGCACCTCGAGCGGCAGAAGGGTGGTATCGGCCTGCGGGGCCCGGGTGAAACCCAGCTCGAGACCGACCGCCGCCTGTTGCGTGAGCGAATCAAGTCTATCCACAAGCGCCTGGAAAAGGTCCGCAGGCAGCGGAACCAGGGGCGCCGTGCCAGGCACAGGGCGGACATCCCCACGGTCTCGCTGGTGGGTTACACCAACGCCGGCAAGTCCACCCTGTTCAACCGGCTGACCACCTCCACCGTCTACGCTGCCAACCAGTTGTTCGCAACCCTGGATCCCACGTTGCGGCGTCTGGAACTTCCGGACATCGGTCCGGTCGTATTGGCGGACACGGTCGGATTTATCCGGCACCTGCCGCACAAACTGGTGGAAGCCTTTCGGGCGACCCTGGAAGAGACCACCGAAGCCAGCCTGCTGTTGCACATAATCGACTGCTACGATGGTCGTCGCGACGACAACATCGAACAGGTTGAAAGCGTCCTGGCTGAGATCGGAGCGGACGAAATTCCCGTATTACAGGTGTTCAACAAGATCGACCTGCTGGACGGATTCGCGCCCCGGATAGACCGCAATGAAGAGGGTGTCCCGGTGCGGGTCTGGGTGTCGGCGGTGAGCGGAGAAGGGCTCGACATCCTGTTTGATGCCATTGTTGAACGCCTGGCCGAGGATGTCGTGCACCATTTCGTACTGCTCGGCCCCGCTGACGGCAAGTTACGGGCCTTGCTGCACGAGGCCGGCTCAGTGCTCAGCGAAGAGCACCGGGAAACCGGTGACAGCGTGGTGGAAGTTCGCCTGCAGAACCGGGACTGGCTCCAGTTGTTGAGCCGGGCAGGAGTGAAAGAACATGAGATTCGCCTTGAAGACAGCCACGCCTGA
- the tsaE gene encoding tRNA (adenosine(37)-N6)-threonylcarbamoyltransferase complex ATPase subunit type 1 TsaE yields the protein MTIYGNERRLFLEGEAETEKLGHELARLVIESGQGLTVFLDGDLGMGKTTLSRGVMRGLGHEGAVKSPTYTLVEPYEHLKPPAYHFDLYRLGDPEELEYMGIRDYFSGDNLCLIEWPERGKGVLPEPDLEIHLEREGEGRSVVIRARSAQGAHLMNELELVGPEH from the coding sequence ATGACGATTTACGGTAACGAGCGCCGCCTGTTTCTGGAAGGCGAGGCGGAAACCGAAAAGCTTGGCCATGAACTGGCGCGGCTGGTCATCGAGTCCGGGCAGGGGCTGACGGTATTTCTGGACGGCGACCTCGGGATGGGCAAGACCACCCTGAGTCGCGGTGTCATGCGTGGCCTCGGGCATGAGGGCGCTGTGAAGAGCCCCACCTATACCCTGGTGGAGCCCTACGAGCATCTGAAGCCACCGGCCTATCATTTTGATCTGTATCGCCTGGGCGATCCGGAAGAGCTGGAGTACATGGGTATCCGGGATTATTTTTCCGGAGACAACCTGTGCCTGATCGAATGGCCGGAGCGGGGCAAAGGTGTCCTGCCGGAACCGGACCTGGAGATCCACCTTGAGCGCGAGGGTGAAGGGCGGTCCGTGGTCATCCGGGCCCGTTCGGCCCAGGGCGCCCATTTGATGAACGAGCTGGAACTGGTCGGTCCGGAGCACTGA
- the miaA gene encoding tRNA (adenosine(37)-N6)-dimethylallyltransferase MiaA: protein MTTSNAPGKHPPAIFLMGPTASGKTDLAIALCEHLPCDIISVDSALIYREMDIGTAKPSPEELARAPHRLIDICDPAESYSAADFRRDALAEMKKITEAGRIPLLVGGTMMYFKALLHGMSGLPSADSELRARLEREAAEKGWQALHDELQQKDPVAARLIHPNNRQRLLRALEVIRLTGKPISAFWQAEKGVLGGAEVEDYTYFTRWQADEGSALPYTITQLAIAPGERKVLHDRIELRFRRMLEAGFLDEVRALMARGDLDPELPSMRCVGYRQAWEHLAGNSDYDEFVNKGVAATRQLAKRQLTWLRKWSDVHWLDSGDKLVVEKALKKLGLRTTLKSE from the coding sequence ATGACGACCAGTAATGCACCGGGCAAGCACCCGCCTGCCATTTTCCTGATGGGACCAACCGCTTCGGGCAAGACCGATCTGGCGATCGCCCTGTGTGAACACCTGCCCTGCGACATCATCAGCGTTGACTCCGCGCTGATCTACCGCGAGATGGATATCGGCACCGCCAAGCCTTCGCCCGAAGAACTGGCCCGGGCGCCGCACCGGCTTATCGATATCTGTGATCCGGCAGAGAGTTATTCCGCCGCCGACTTCCGCCGTGACGCCCTGGCTGAGATGAAGAAGATTACCGAAGCCGGGCGCATACCACTGCTGGTGGGCGGCACCATGATGTATTTCAAGGCCTTGCTGCACGGTATGTCCGGGTTGCCGTCTGCCGATTCCGAACTGCGGGCCCGGCTGGAGCGCGAGGCGGCTGAGAAAGGCTGGCAGGCTCTTCATGACGAGTTGCAGCAGAAGGATCCGGTGGCGGCCCGGCTCATCCACCCCAATAACCGGCAGCGACTGTTGCGGGCGCTGGAGGTGATCCGCCTGACCGGCAAGCCGATCTCGGCGTTCTGGCAGGCGGAAAAGGGGGTATTGGGTGGAGCCGAAGTGGAGGATTACACCTATTTCACCCGGTGGCAGGCAGACGAAGGGAGTGCTCTGCCGTATACTATAACGCAACTTGCAATCGCACCCGGTGAGCGCAAAGTGCTGCATGACCGGATAGAACTGCGTTTCCGGCGAATGCTGGAAGCCGGTTTTCTGGATGAGGTCCGGGCGCTTATGGCCCGGGGTGATCTTGATCCGGAACTTCCGTCGATGCGCTGTGTCGGTTATCGGCAGGCATGGGAACATCTTGCCGGCAACAGTGACTATGACGAGTTTGTGAACAAGGGTGTTGCTGCTACCCGCCAGCTGGCAAAACGGCAGCTCACCTGGTTGAGAAAATGGTCCGATGTCCACTGGCTTGATAGTGGCGATAAACTGGTCGTCGAAAAAGCCTTGAAAAAGCTCGGACTTCGCACCACATTAAAATCTGAATAA
- a CDS encoding N-acetylmuramoyl-L-alanine amidase → MFKGKRSLINLLALVAAWTLAWGATAGDRVEGARIWPAPDHTRLVLDVTGPLQHNIFSLSGPSRLVIDLSNASLKADLDNLDLSGSPIKRIRSAPRNGNDLRVVLDLKSDIKPRSFQLEPNQQYGHRLVVDLIDENGSRLERATRPTVTQDSAGKRDVIVVIDAGHGGEDPGAIGPRGTREKDVVLKMAKTLEALINKQPGYTAKLTRTGDYYVGLRNRTLLARKYNADLFVSIHADAFRTPQPKGASVFALSQRGATSETARWLAQSENRSDLIGGTGGVSLDGRDDMLAGVLLDLSMTASINASLGVGSSVLGKLDRVAKLHKPGVEQAAFVVLKSPDIPSILVEAGFISNPQEEKNLATDWYRSRLASAIMDGIEDYFRKTPPPGTLLAWQKQNGKGGNDVSQYRIQRGDTLSQLAKENQISVNELMRFNGLSDDRVMVGQTIRIPAS, encoded by the coding sequence ATGTTCAAGGGAAAACGCAGCCTTATCAATTTGCTGGCGCTGGTCGCAGCCTGGACTCTTGCATGGGGAGCGACAGCCGGTGACCGTGTCGAGGGTGCGCGGATCTGGCCCGCGCCGGACCACACGCGCCTGGTGCTGGACGTGACCGGCCCGCTGCAACACAACATCTTCTCCCTGAGCGGGCCTTCACGGCTGGTGATTGACCTGAGCAACGCGTCGCTCAAGGCCGATCTGGACAATCTCGACCTCTCCGGCAGCCCGATCAAGCGGATTCGCAGCGCACCGCGAAACGGCAACGACCTGCGGGTGGTGCTGGACCTCAAGAGCGATATCAAGCCCCGGAGTTTCCAGCTGGAGCCCAATCAGCAGTATGGTCACCGCCTGGTGGTAGACCTGATCGACGAGAACGGCAGCCGCCTGGAGCGGGCGACCCGGCCGACGGTCACCCAGGATTCTGCGGGCAAGCGGGATGTGATTGTGGTGATTGATGCCGGCCATGGTGGCGAGGATCCTGGAGCCATCGGGCCGAGAGGAACGCGGGAAAAGGACGTGGTCCTGAAAATGGCGAAAACCCTGGAGGCACTGATCAATAAGCAGCCGGGCTACACCGCCAAGCTGACCCGCACCGGTGACTACTACGTCGGTTTGCGTAACCGGACGCTGCTGGCCCGGAAATACAACGCAGACCTGTTCGTGTCCATTCATGCCGACGCCTTCCGCACACCGCAACCGAAAGGGGCGTCTGTCTTTGCCCTGTCCCAGCGCGGGGCCACCAGTGAGACTGCTCGCTGGCTGGCACAGAGCGAGAACCGCTCCGACCTGATCGGTGGCACCGGTGGTGTATCCCTGGACGGGCGGGACGATATGCTGGCGGGTGTTCTTCTGGACCTGTCCATGACCGCCAGTATCAATGCCAGCCTGGGCGTGGGCAGCTCGGTGCTGGGCAAGCTGGACCGGGTGGCCAAGTTGCACAAACCGGGCGTGGAGCAGGCGGCGTTCGTGGTGCTGAAATCGCCAGATATCCCATCCATTTTGGTCGAGGCAGGCTTTATCTCGAATCCCCAGGAAGAGAAGAACCTGGCGACGGACTGGTATCGCAGCCGGTTGGCCAGCGCCATCATGGACGGCATCGAGGATTATTTCCGCAAGACTCCGCCGCCAGGCACATTGCTGGCCTGGCAGAAGCAGAATGGCAAGGGTGGCAATGACGTCAGTCAGTACCGGATCCAGCGCGGGGATACCCTGTCCCAGCTGGCCAAGGAGAACCAGATTTCCGTTAACGAGTTGATGCGATTTAACGGCTTGAGTGATGACCGTGTTATGGTAGGGCAAACCATTCGTATCCCCGCATCCTGA
- the queG gene encoding tRNA epoxyqueuosine(34) reductase QueG codes for MTKPKDTPPAPPELDDWPGKIRQWARELGFADAGITLPQTGPHADRLQAWLAEGYQGEMEYMGHHGDKRYTPTSLVPGTARIISVRMDYLPAPDNPKQALTDRETAYVTRYALGRDYHKLMRKRLATLAKWIDEAVSGFEYRAFVDSAPVLERALAQRAGLGWIGKNNMVIHPKAGSFFFLGEIFTSAPLPVDPPFETEHCGSCSACLEVCPTDAFVGPHLLDARRCISYLTIELKGSIPEELRPKMGNRVFGCDDCQLVCPWNKFSKPTAEQDFLPRHGLDNSSLAELFLWTEEQFLKRTEGSAIRRTGYEGWLRNLAVGLGNAPTTIPVVEALKQRADHPSEMVREHVHWALRRHGLTP; via the coding sequence ATGACCAAGCCGAAAGATACTCCTCCAGCACCACCCGAACTCGATGATTGGCCGGGCAAAATCCGGCAATGGGCACGAGAGCTGGGCTTTGCTGATGCTGGCATCACCCTGCCGCAAACCGGTCCCCACGCCGACCGGCTGCAGGCCTGGCTGGCCGAGGGATACCAGGGCGAGATGGAGTACATGGGGCATCATGGCGACAAGCGTTACACCCCAACGTCGCTGGTGCCCGGCACGGCGCGGATCATCTCGGTACGCATGGATTATCTGCCGGCGCCGGATAACCCGAAACAAGCGCTTACTGACCGGGAAACCGCCTACGTGACTCGCTACGCCCTGGGTCGTGACTATCACAAGCTGATGCGCAAGCGCCTGGCTACTTTGGCGAAATGGATCGATGAGGCGGTCAGCGGGTTCGAGTACCGGGCCTTTGTCGACAGCGCTCCGGTGCTGGAGCGGGCCCTGGCCCAGCGGGCTGGTCTGGGCTGGATTGGCAAGAACAACATGGTGATTCACCCGAAGGCCGGGTCGTTTTTCTTCCTGGGCGAGATTTTTACCAGCGCCCCCCTGCCGGTGGACCCGCCCTTCGAGACCGAACACTGCGGCAGTTGCTCCGCCTGCCTGGAGGTGTGCCCCACGGATGCCTTTGTCGGCCCCCATCTGCTCGATGCCCGGCGCTGCATCAGTTACCTGACCATTGAGTTGAAAGGTTCGATTCCGGAAGAATTGCGGCCGAAAATGGGTAACCGGGTGTTCGGCTGCGATGATTGCCAACTGGTCTGCCCCTGGAACAAGTTCAGCAAGCCAACGGCGGAGCAGGATTTCCTGCCCCGGCACGGGCTGGATAACAGTTCGTTGGCGGAGTTGTTCCTGTGGACGGAGGAGCAGTTCCTGAAACGGACGGAGGGGTCGGCAATCCGGCGCACCGGTTACGAAGGCTGGCTCAGGAATCTGGCAGTGGGACTAGGCAATGCGCCCACCACCATTCCAGTGGTAGAAGCTTTGAAGCAGCGGGCGGACCACCCGTCTGAGATGGTCCGTGAGCATGTGCACTGGGCGTTACGCCGGCACGGGCTTACACCTTGA
- the mutL gene encoding DNA mismatch repair endonuclease MutL has protein sequence MPHIHLLSPRLANQIAAGEVVERPASVVKELVENALDAGASRVDVEIEQGGVKLIRVRDDGSGIEEDDLPLALSRHATSKITSLDDLEAVASLGFRGEALASISSVSRLTLTSRTENQEAASRVEVEGREMDARISPAAHPVGTTVEVRDLFFNTPARRKFLRTEKTEFNHVDECIRRQALSRFDTGFTLRHNQRVVQSLRPAESPLDRERRIGALCGQQFIDNAVVIDAEATGLRLWGWVALPTFSRSQADLQYFFVNGRVIRDKLVAHAVRQAYRDVLYNNRHPAFVLYLEVDPATVDVNVHPTKHEVRFRDGRLVHDFIFRTLHRALADVRPDDHLRGAVAQSFDREASAQPAGLENSGTMNPQQGWSYPPRENASHGAAPPSGFGGNRPPEPQQEWRASDQMAFYQSLNAGGGVTAESSPGSAGLAQVQATPPADSEEEPPLGYAIAQLHGIYILAQSRAGLIVVDMHAAHERITYERMKRALAEQDLKSQPLLVPVSMAVSQKEAALTETHGEGLQQLGLQIERIGPETLAVRQVPALLRGADTEQLVRDVLADLIEHGQSDRVEAVTHELLGTMACHGSVRANRQLTIPEMNSLLRDMEATERSGQCNHGRPTWTLVTLSELDKLFLRGR, from the coding sequence ATGCCCCACATTCATTTGCTCTCTCCCCGGCTGGCGAACCAGATAGCCGCGGGGGAGGTGGTGGAGCGTCCCGCATCGGTGGTCAAAGAGCTGGTCGAAAATGCCCTGGATGCCGGTGCCAGCCGGGTCGATGTCGAGATAGAGCAGGGCGGCGTCAAGCTTATCCGCGTCCGTGATGACGGCAGTGGCATCGAGGAAGATGACCTGCCTCTGGCCCTTAGCCGCCACGCGACCAGCAAGATCACCAGTCTCGATGACCTCGAAGCCGTTGCCTCCCTCGGGTTTCGGGGCGAGGCGCTGGCCAGTATCAGTTCTGTGTCCCGACTGACTCTGACGTCCCGAACCGAAAATCAGGAAGCCGCCTCCCGGGTGGAAGTCGAGGGCCGTGAAATGGATGCCCGGATTTCTCCCGCGGCCCATCCGGTCGGGACCACCGTGGAAGTCCGGGATCTGTTCTTCAATACGCCGGCCCGGCGGAAGTTTCTTCGTACCGAGAAAACCGAGTTCAACCATGTCGATGAGTGTATCCGTCGCCAGGCCCTGAGCCGGTTCGACACCGGTTTCACCCTGCGCCATAACCAGCGCGTGGTGCAGAGCCTGCGTCCGGCCGAGTCACCGCTGGACCGGGAGCGCCGAATCGGTGCATTGTGTGGCCAGCAGTTCATCGACAATGCCGTGGTCATCGATGCCGAGGCCACCGGGCTGAGGCTCTGGGGCTGGGTTGCCCTGCCCACGTTTTCCCGCAGCCAGGCGGACCTGCAATACTTCTTCGTCAACGGCCGGGTAATCCGGGACAAGCTGGTGGCCCATGCGGTGCGCCAGGCCTATCGGGATGTGCTGTACAACAACCGTCACCCCGCCTTTGTGCTTTACCTGGAAGTGGATCCCGCCACGGTGGATGTGAACGTGCATCCCACCAAGCATGAGGTGAGGTTCCGGGACGGTCGTCTGGTCCACGATTTCATTTTCCGGACCCTGCATCGGGCGCTGGCGGATGTCCGGCCCGACGATCACCTGCGCGGCGCAGTGGCCCAGTCCTTTGACCGGGAGGCTTCAGCCCAGCCGGCGGGTCTGGAAAATTCCGGCACCATGAACCCGCAGCAGGGCTGGTCTTACCCGCCCCGGGAGAATGCCAGTCATGGTGCCGCTCCGCCTTCCGGTTTCGGTGGGAACCGGCCGCCGGAGCCGCAGCAGGAATGGCGGGCCAGTGACCAGATGGCGTTCTATCAGTCCCTGAACGCCGGCGGCGGGGTGACCGCCGAGTCCTCCCCCGGTTCGGCCGGACTGGCGCAGGTGCAGGCGACGCCCCCCGCCGACAGTGAGGAGGAGCCACCTCTGGGCTATGCCATCGCCCAGCTGCACGGAATCTATATCCTGGCCCAGAGCCGTGCCGGCCTTATCGTGGTGGATATGCACGCGGCCCATGAACGCATCACCTACGAGCGGATGAAACGGGCACTGGCGGAGCAGGACCTGAAAAGCCAGCCGCTGCTTGTGCCGGTATCGATGGCGGTCAGCCAGAAAGAAGCGGCGCTCACGGAAACTCACGGTGAAGGGTTGCAGCAACTGGGTCTGCAGATCGAAAGGATCGGTCCGGAAACCCTGGCGGTCCGGCAGGTGCCGGCGCTCCTGCGTGGTGCCGACACCGAGCAGCTGGTCCGGGATGTGCTGGCCGATCTCATCGAGCATGGCCAGAGTGACCGGGTCGAGGCCGTTACCCACGAACTGCTGGGCACCATGGCCTGCCACGGCTCAGTCAGGGCAAATCGGCAGCTGACCATCCCCGAGATGAATTCCCTGCTTCGGGACATGGAAGCAACGGAACGCAGTGGCCAGTGCAACCATGGCCGTCCCACCTGGACCCTGGTGACCCTGAGCGAGCTGGACAAACTGTTCCTGCGCGGGCGTTGA